Proteins from a single region of Esox lucius isolate fEsoLuc1 chromosome 13, fEsoLuc1.pri, whole genome shotgun sequence:
- the endog gene encoding endonuclease G, mitochondrial translates to MYRVICSKWFISGVSLTVGAAIGVSVNEGLIDCNTGPSYGLLSRVPVIPIPCVDAATDLTTTYQGGSQMAGPRSSAAMKYGFPSLANIKSRESYVTSYDPRNRTAAWVLEQLSPECLTGPSDRKYSEFKEDETVHVYHRATLADYRGSGFDRGHLAAAANHKWSQKAMDDTFYLSNVSPQNPNMNQNAWNNLEKYCRSLCKHYMNVFVCTGPLYLPRQEHDGKMYVRYQVIGKNHVAVPTHFFKVVILEKQRGDVELRSYVMPNTQVDDKIPLEHFLVPIESIERASGLLFVPNIMKRTSSLLAITAGRK, encoded by the exons ATGTATCGGGTTATCTGTTCTAAGTGGTTTATCTCCGGCGTGTCCTTGACTGTCGGGGCAGCTATCGGTGTGTCGGTGAACGAAGGTTTGATAGACTGTAACACCGGTCCGAGCTATGGTTTGCTTAGCCGTGTCCCGGTTATTCCTATTCCTTGCGTGGACGCAGCAACTGACCTCACCACCACGTACCAAGGAGGTAGCCAAATGGCTGGGCCCCGCTCATCAGCTGCGATGAAGTACGGGTTTCCATCTCTTGCCAATATCAAGAGTAGAGAGTCCTACGTGACTTCTTATGATCCTAGAAACCGGACTGCTGCGTGGGTTTTAGAGCAGCTCAGCCCCGAATGCTTGACTGGACCGTCTGACAGGAAATATAGTGAGTTTAAAGAGGACGAGACGGTGCACGTGTACCACAGGGCTACTCTTGCGGACTACCGAGGCAGTGGATTTGACAGGGGGCATTTGGCAGCAGCTGCCAATCATAAATGGAGCCAAAAGGCAATGGATGACACTTTTTACCTTAGTAATGTCTCACCACAG AATCCTAACATGAATCAAAATGCATGGAACAACTTGGAGAAGTACTGCCGTTCACTTTGCAAGCACTacatgaatgtgtttgtgtgcacaggACCACTTTACCTCCCCAG ACAGGAGCATGATGGGAAAATGTATGTGAGGTACCAGGTGATTGGGAAGAACCACGTGGCTGTCCCCACCCATTTCTTCAAGGTGGTGATCCTGGAGAAGCAGAGGGGTGACGTGGAGCTGCGCTCGTATGTGATGCCCAACACACAGGTGGATGACAAGATACCGCTGGAGCACTTTCTGGTGCCCATTGAGAGCATTGAGAGAGCCTCTGGACTGCTCTTTGTACCCAACATTATGAAAAGGACAAGTAGCTTGCTAGCTATCACTGCCGGACGCAAATAG